A DNA window from Oncorhynchus tshawytscha isolate Ot180627B linkage group LG13, Otsh_v2.0, whole genome shotgun sequence contains the following coding sequences:
- the ccdc153 gene encoding coiled-coil domain-containing protein 153 isoform X1, producing MPPKKKKGKSNINKPKTKNKKANEGGSELEEKYRRSALDVTVLRDHLALRGDVAQQAQSISHDLRSRMRDMEQELHHERLDRKDVNADLTRQHKTMQTDMTVKVKRLGGEAILLREQLAQCQEELRAERKAHEQLQQEKDTTIADLQNKLDDMETNYEKILHDTLDSLTSQLAEARLRWEHESTVVHQEYKELLSDFGLNSLDI from the exons ATGCCTCCAAAGAAGAAGAAAGGGAAAAGTAATATCAATAAGCCCAAGACCAAAAATAAGAAAGCTAATGAGG GGGGAAGTGAATTGGAGGAGAAGTACAGGCGAAGTGCATTGGATGTAACAGTTCTGAGGGACCATCTTG CTCTGCGAGGGGATGTGGCACAGCAGGCCCAGTCCATCAGTCATGACCTGAGATCTCGTATGCGGGACATGGAGCAGGAGCTCCACCATGAGAGACTGGACCGCAAAGACGTCAATGCAG ATCTCACCCGTCAGCATAAGACCATGCAAACCGACATGACGGTCAAAGTGAAAAGGCTGGGGGGTGAGGCCATTTTGCTGCGAGAACAGCTTG CTCAGTGTCAGGAGGAGTTGAGGGCAGAAAGGAAAGCGCATGAGCAGTTGCAGCAGGAGAAGGATACCACAATAGCTGACTTACAAAACAAACTGGACGACATGGAGACCAACTACGAGAAGATTCTGCAT GACACTTTGGACAGTTTGACCTCCCAACTGGCTGAGGCTCGACTGCGGTGGGAGCATGAGAGTACTGTTGTCCATCAGGAATACAAAGAGCTGCTCTCTGACTTTGGCTTGAACTCACTGGACATCTGA
- the ccdc153 gene encoding coiled-coil domain-containing protein 153 isoform X2 — translation MPPKKKKGKSNINKPKTKNKKANEGGSELEEKYRRSALDVTVLRDHLALRGDVAQQAQSISHDLRSRMRDMEQELHHERLDRKDVNADLTRQHKTMQTDMTVKVKRLGGEAILLREQLAQCQEELRAERKAHEQLQQEKDTTIADLQNKLDDMETNYEKILHENDSQWDSQLALFFLYGALLGSRQK, via the exons ATGCCTCCAAAGAAGAAGAAAGGGAAAAGTAATATCAATAAGCCCAAGACCAAAAATAAGAAAGCTAATGAGG GGGGAAGTGAATTGGAGGAGAAGTACAGGCGAAGTGCATTGGATGTAACAGTTCTGAGGGACCATCTTG CTCTGCGAGGGGATGTGGCACAGCAGGCCCAGTCCATCAGTCATGACCTGAGATCTCGTATGCGGGACATGGAGCAGGAGCTCCACCATGAGAGACTGGACCGCAAAGACGTCAATGCAG ATCTCACCCGTCAGCATAAGACCATGCAAACCGACATGACGGTCAAAGTGAAAAGGCTGGGGGGTGAGGCCATTTTGCTGCGAGAACAGCTTG CTCAGTGTCAGGAGGAGTTGAGGGCAGAAAGGAAAGCGCATGAGCAGTTGCAGCAGGAGAAGGATACCACAATAGCTGACTTACAAAACAAACTGGACGACATGGAGACCAACTACGAGAAGATTCTGCAT GAGAATGATTCCCAGTGGGATTCCCAATTGGCACTATTTTTCCTGTATGGTGCACTACTTGGCTCTCGTCAAAAGTAG